Proteins encoded together in one Candidatus Dependentiae bacterium window:
- a CDS encoding ankyrin repeat domain-containing protein, with product MKILTFIALALTISITPLSQSMTPRTINQQLLKAARNGDRAKIESLITEPDADINTQDMDNRTPLHLTAAGGSTNAVEILLSYGADINAQDFNKDTPLHVAALEGHVDVIELLLKHGANIDAQSNDKSTPLRLAAEYGHRKVIELLLKHGADINAQSVSQKTPLHSAAIKGHSNATELLLKHLKHPSDVNAQDNKECTALHSAAHFAAYSNYTSNYTHTIELLLKHGADINAEDTTQQTPLHHAAINGTANVVIEQLIAFGCVIAPDIAHRPEIKKAQANRESLLKAVNNNDAFAVIKLLRNNAYADTTVKQYLSTKTEELFDAIAKDDSVLVKQFLKMGFSLNITDRAGNTLLHKAFYHKSKNVLKLLLSITQGTDNLDAKNNQGLTPIELMVTTSLDYAEFLQVILTSLNKDTQQLTIIEKILCYCAVQ from the coding sequence ATGAAAATACTTACTTTTATAGCCTTAGCTCTTACTATAAGCATTACCCCTCTTAGTCAAAGCATGACTCCTAGAACAATAAACCAACAACTATTAAAAGCTGCAAGAAATGGTGATAGAGCTAAAATTGAAAGCCTTATAACAGAGCCCGATGCTGATATTAACACTCAAGATATGGATAACCGAACACCATTGCATCTTACTGCAGCAGGTGGAAGCACAAATGCAGTAGAGATCCTTCTTAGTTATGGTGCTGATATTAATGCTCAAGATTTTAACAAGGATACACCATTACATGTTGCTGCATTAGAGGGACATGTAGATGTAATAGAGCTGCTTCTTAAACACGGTGCTAACATTGATGCTCAATCTAATGATAAATCTACACCACTGCGTCTTGCTGCAGAATATGGCCATAGAAAAGTCATAGAACTACTTCTTAAGCATGGTGCTGATATTAATGCTCAAAGTGTTAGTCAAAAGACACCTCTACACTCTGCTGCAATAAAAGGGCACTCAAATGCAACAGAGTTACTTCTTAAACATCTTAAGCATCCTAGCGATGTTAATGCTCAAGATAACAAAGAATGTACAGCACTGCATTCTGCTGCACATTTTGCTGCGTACAGCAACTACACAAGTAACTATACTCATACAATAGAGCTACTTCTTAAACACGGCGCTGACATTAATGCTGAAGATACTACCCAACAGACACCACTCCATCATGCTGCAATAAATGGCACTGCAAATGTGGTGATAGAGCAGCTCATTGCTTTTGGCTGTGTTATAGCACCTGATATTGCCCATAGACCTGAAATTAAAAAAGCTCAAGCAAATCGGGAATCTTTACTTAAAGCAGTAAATAACAACGATGCTTTTGCTGTGATAAAGCTATTGAGAAATAATGCTTATGCAGATACTACTGTAAAGCAGTATCTTTCTACTAAAACTGAAGAGCTTTTTGATGCGATTGCTAAGGATGATAGCGTACTAGTCAAACAGTTTTTAAAAATGGGCTTTAGTCTCAATATCACTGATAGAGCAGGTAATACATTACTTCATAAAGCTTTCTATCATAAAAGCAAGAATGTGCTTAAACTGTTACTAAGCATTACCCAGGGAACTGATAATTTAGATGCTAAAAACAACCAAGGTCTTACACCAATAGAACTTATGGTTACCACAAGTCTTGATTATGCTGAATTTTTACAAGTAATTTTAACTAGTCTAAACAAAGACACTCAGCAGTTAACAATCATAGAAAAGATCCTATGCTATTGTGCCGTTCAGTAA
- a CDS encoding ankyrin repeat domain-containing protein: protein MKIISFIVLSLISLTYLSHSIDSHTVDQQLLIAIQSGDRAKIESLITEQHADINAQNENGWTALHVAASNDHINAIEILLNHNALIDPQDKYGCTPLHLAAIKDHANIIETLLKHGTFIDAQNKYGCTPLHLAAGQGHTNSIKVLLNHRALINAQDKKGNAPLHYAAGHKHTNTTEILLNNGALIDTQGEGGATPLHLAASKNHTDVIKVLLKHDALIDAQDKNSKTPLHSAAIEGHTNAIETLLKNDALIDAQDKNGWTPLHLAASLGHINAIETLLENDALIDAQNKNGSTPLHIAASLGHTNVIETLLKHGALIDAQDKNGCTPLHYAATKDHANVIETFLKHGALIDAQNKNGCTPLHIAAGQGHTNSIKVLLRHEALINAQDKNGHAPLHYAAVHGHTNTTEILLENGAFIDAQDKNGWTPLSMAASNDHTNVIEQLIALSCQVPSNIANFPTIKKAQERQQSLLKAVACNNSSAVIKLLRNKAYANGPVKKHLSAKIKELFEAVAADNSNVVKQFLKMGFSLNITDEAGNTLLHKAFSHRSKKVLELLFWHIPGGTDNLGAKNKQGLTPIELTIATSSDYAEFLHDILANLDKGPQQLTTNNSMLSSCTIQ from the coding sequence ATGAAAATAATTAGCTTTATAGTTTTATCATTGATAAGCCTTACATATCTTAGTCACAGTATTGATTCTCATACAGTAGATCAACAACTATTAATAGCTATACAAAGTGGTGATAGAGCTAAAATTGAAAGTCTTATAACAGAACAACATGCTGATATTAATGCTCAAAATGAGAATGGCTGGACGGCACTCCATGTGGCTGCGAGTAATGACCATATAAATGCAATAGAAATCCTTCTTAACCATAATGCTCTTATTGATCCTCAAGATAAATATGGTTGCACACCACTCCATCTAGCTGCGATTAAAGACCATGCAAATATAATAGAAACCCTTCTTAAACATGGTACTTTTATTGATGCTCAAAATAAATATGGTTGCACACCACTCCATCTAGCTGCAGGTCAGGGACATACAAATTCAATAAAAGTGCTTCTTAACCATCGAGCTCTTATTAATGCTCAAGATAAAAAAGGTAATGCACCACTTCATTATGCTGCGGGACATAAACATACAAATACAACAGAAATCCTTCTTAATAATGGTGCTCTTATTGATACTCAAGGTGAAGGTGGCGCAACACCACTCCATCTAGCTGCGAGTAAAAACCATACAGATGTAATAAAAGTGCTTCTTAAACATGACGCTCTTATTGATGCTCAAGATAAAAATAGCAAAACACCACTACATTCTGCTGCAATAGAGGGGCATACAAATGCAATAGAAACCCTTCTTAAAAATGATGCTCTCATTGATGCCCAAGATAAAAATGGTTGGACACCACTCCATCTAGCTGCGAGCCTGGGACATATAAATGCAATAGAAACTCTTCTTGAAAATGATGCTCTCATTGATGCTCAAAATAAAAATGGAAGTACACCCCTCCATATAGCTGCGAGCCTGGGACATACAAATGTAATAGAAACCCTTCTTAAACATGGTGCTCTTATTGATGCTCAAGATAAAAATGGTTGCACACCACTCCATTATGCTGCGACTAAAGATCATGCAAATGTAATAGAAACCTTTCTTAAGCATGGCGCTCTTATTGATGCTCAAAATAAAAATGGTTGCACACCACTCCATATAGCTGCGGGTCAGGGGCATACAAATTCAATAAAAGTGCTTCTTAGGCATGAGGCTCTTATTAATGCTCAAGATAAAAATGGTCATGCACCACTTCATTATGCTGCGGTACATGGACATACAAATACAACAGAAATCCTTCTTGAAAATGGTGCTTTCATTGATGCCCAAGATAAAAATGGTTGGACACCACTCAGTATGGCTGCGAGTAATGACCATACAAATGTAATAGAACAATTAATTGCTCTTAGCTGTCAGGTACCCTCTAATATAGCTAATTTTCCTACCATCAAAAAAGCTCAAGAACGTCAGCAGTCTTTACTTAAAGCAGTAGCTTGCAATAACTCTTCTGCTGTAATTAAGCTATTAAGAAACAAAGCTTATGCAAATGGTCCTGTAAAAAAGCATCTTTCTGCTAAAATTAAAGAGCTCTTTGAAGCAGTTGCTGCTGATAACAGTAATGTCGTAAAACAATTTCTTAAAATGGGCTTTAGCTTAAATATTACTGATGAAGCTGGCAATACATTACTGCATAAAGCTTTTTCTCATAGAAGCAAAAAAGTACTAGAACTTCTTTTTTGGCACATTCCTGGTGGTACTGATAATTTAGGTGCTAAAAATAAACAAGGCTTAACTCCAATAGAACTGACTATTGCTACAAGCTCAGATTATGCTGAGTTTTTACATGATATTTTAGCTAATCTAGACAAAGGGCCTCAACAGTTAACCACTAATAACAGTATGTTATCTTCTTGCACTATTCAATAA
- a CDS encoding ankyrin repeat domain-containing protein produces the protein MKIIKLVTLSLMSLTYLSHSMDSPTMDQQLLEAAKNGDLAKIESLITERHTNINTQNENGMTLLHYAAINGHTNVIEILLNHGALIDPQNKYGCTPLHLAANKDHANVIETLLSHGALIDPQDKNGFTPLHLATSLGHTNSIKVLLKHGALIDAQDKNGHAPLHYAAGCKHTTTTEILLNNGALIEAENTYGSTPLHIAAIEGHTNAIKTLLAHDALIDAQDQGGATPLHLAASLGHTNVIETLLKHDALIDAQNKNGWTPLHLAATKDHANVIETLLKHGALIDAQDKHGSTPLHLAAGQDIQIQQKSFLKMMLSLMPKIKMVGHHSVWLRVMTIQM, from the coding sequence ATGAAGATAATTAAATTGGTAACTTTATCATTGATGAGCCTTACCTATCTTAGTCACAGTATGGATTCTCCTACAATGGATCAGCAACTACTAGAAGCAGCAAAAAATGGTGACCTAGCTAAAATTGAAAGTCTTATAACAGAGCGACATACTAATATTAATACTCAAAATGAGAATGGAATGACACTACTCCATTATGCTGCAATAAATGGGCATACAAATGTAATAGAAATCCTTCTTAACCATGGTGCTCTTATTGATCCTCAAAATAAATATGGTTGCACACCACTCCACCTAGCTGCGAATAAAGACCATGCAAATGTAATAGAAACCCTTCTTAGCCATGGCGCTCTTATTGATCCTCAAGATAAAAATGGTTTCACACCACTCCATCTAGCTACAAGCCTGGGGCATACAAATTCAATAAAAGTGCTTCTTAAACATGGCGCTCTTATTGATGCTCAAGATAAAAATGGTCATGCACCACTTCATTATGCTGCGGGATGTAAACATACAACTACAACAGAAATCCTTCTTAATAATGGTGCTCTTATTGAGGCTGAAAATACATATGGCAGCACACCACTCCATATAGCTGCGATTGAGGGCCATACAAATGCAATAAAAACGCTCCTTGCCCATGATGCTCTCATTGATGCTCAAGATCAAGGTGGCGCAACACCACTCCATCTAGCTGCGAGCCTGGGACATACAAATGTAATAGAAACCCTTCTTAAACATGATGCTCTCATTGATGCCCAAAATAAAAATGGTTGGACACCACTCCATCTAGCTGCGACTAAAGACCATGCAAATGTAATAGAAACCCTTCTTAAGCATGGCGCTCTTATTGATGCTCAAGATAAACATGGAAGTACACCCCTCCATCTAGCTGCGGGTCAGGACATACAAATACAACAGAAATCCTTCTTAAAAATGATGCTTTCATTGATGCCCAAGATAAAAATGGTTGGACACCACTCCGTATGGCTGCGAGTAATGACCATACAAATGTAA
- a CDS encoding ankyrin repeat domain-containing protein has translation MRLTGYLVYLLLFTGSTVSSMDLSSLKHTFIKALRTEQTDTLLDLINHDNSCINAQDENQQTLLHWAAQSGFLVGAELLINKGAQVNAQDQFFTTPLHLAAESGNTQVAELLIRSNAQVNTRTIFKETPLHCAVSLGYVAITELLLNAGAHLNAVDTDGEIPMCCAMRNGHTAVLELLLQRGASNVLSKSNKRILLNVALTSKFNQILEVLVNYMPQPLLDELNNPRIQQAKKNQQNLVKACISNNTAQIISLLKNNVYATPTAKAYLASKVRDLFYAVQHDDISELKKLLKQGFSIHIVDANKNTLLHIAFLYKSKKALEFILSTSGSTTILDKKNKLGLTPIELTVATTTHLEFLKEFIFKLLKGPPQPSNSRECMCEIV, from the coding sequence ATGAGATTAACTGGCTATTTAGTGTATCTTTTACTATTTACAGGATCGACAGTTTCTAGCATGGACTTAAGCTCTTTGAAACATACATTTATTAAAGCACTTAGAACTGAACAAACAGATACCCTTTTAGATCTTATAAATCATGATAACTCTTGCATTAATGCTCAAGACGAAAATCAGCAAACACTTCTCCATTGGGCAGCACAAAGTGGGTTTTTAGTAGGCGCAGAGCTCCTTATTAATAAAGGTGCACAAGTTAATGCCCAAGATCAATTCTTTACTACACCACTCCACTTAGCTGCTGAATCGGGCAATACTCAAGTAGCAGAGTTACTTATACGCTCTAACGCTCAGGTTAATACACGAACTATTTTTAAAGAAACACCTTTACATTGTGCTGTAAGCCTAGGATATGTAGCGATAACAGAATTATTACTCAATGCAGGTGCTCATCTGAATGCTGTTGATACTGATGGAGAAATACCTATGTGTTGTGCAATGCGCAATGGGCATACAGCTGTCCTTGAGTTGTTACTACAAAGAGGAGCGTCAAACGTTTTAAGTAAGAGTAACAAAAGAATTCTCTTAAACGTTGCCCTAACCTCTAAATTTAATCAAATATTAGAAGTTTTAGTAAATTATATGCCACAGCCTTTACTTGACGAACTAAATAATCCTCGTATCCAGCAGGCTAAAAAAAATCAACAAAACTTGGTAAAAGCCTGTATTTCAAATAATACTGCTCAAATAATTAGCCTTTTAAAAAATAATGTCTATGCAACACCAACAGCTAAAGCATATTTGGCTTCTAAAGTGAGAGATTTATTTTATGCCGTACAACATGATGATATTAGCGAATTAAAAAAGCTTCTTAAACAGGGTTTTAGTATACATATAGTTGACGCAAATAAAAATACATTGCTACATATAGCCTTTTTGTATAAAAGCAAAAAAGCGCTTGAGTTTATTTTAAGTACTTCCGGCAGTACGACTATTTTAGATAAAAAAAACAAGCTTGGCTTAACGCCTATAGAACTCACTGTCGCTACAACTACTCATCTTGAGTTTTTAAAAGAATTTATCTTTAAATTGCTAAAAGGACCACCGCAACCGAGCAATTCAAGAGAGTGTATGTGCGAAATTGTATAA
- a CDS encoding ankyrin repeat domain-containing protein — MFSAVAQDDSIAVKKLLKNGLSMHCKDKLGNTLLHKAFYYKSKKVIHLLLSISHGTCNLNAKNNYGLTPLEIAVSTTEHFEFLKELLEQLQAGPQPAYPQNKWNLFCTIQ, encoded by the coding sequence TTGTTCTCTGCAGTGGCTCAAGACGATAGTATTGCTGTAAAAAAGCTTCTTAAAAACGGGTTGAGCATGCACTGTAAAGACAAGTTAGGAAATACTTTGCTTCATAAGGCTTTTTATTATAAAAGCAAAAAAGTTATTCATCTTCTTTTAAGTATTTCACATGGCACTTGTAATTTAAATGCAAAAAACAACTATGGGTTAACCCCTTTAGAAATTGCTGTGTCTACTACGGAGCATTTTGAATTTTTAAAAGAGCTTTTAGAGCAGCTACAAGCAGGGCCTCAGCCAGCTTACCCTCAAAACAAATGGAATCTTTTTTGCACTATTCAATAA
- a CDS encoding ankyrin repeat domain-containing protein, with product MKTFSALRVIYMLLTTYSYSMDPDIPRQWYEQELREAVIHADIPFILESINRDSNYIYSRDSEGNTLLHWAAYNGHKDVAELLIHHGAFSDAHNKQNEIPLHCAAANGHTSLLALLSNNGTLINCQDSNQYTPLHWAAMNAHMQTAQFLLAHGADCSSLDYRSLTPLHWAARNGNKEIAKLLLAYGAESNAQDKDKATPLHLAAHNGQIGVLKVLFKNGAHIDALDSNKATPLHWAAYNGYSKAL from the coding sequence ATGAAAACATTTAGTGCTCTAAGAGTTATATACATGCTGCTCACTACATACAGTTACTCTATGGACCCTGATATACCTCGGCAATGGTATGAGCAAGAGCTTAGAGAAGCAGTAATTCACGCAGATATACCCTTTATTTTAGAATCTATTAATAGAGACTCTAATTATATTTATAGCAGAGATTCAGAGGGCAATACCCTGCTTCATTGGGCTGCCTATAATGGACACAAAGACGTGGCAGAGCTGCTTATACATCATGGTGCTTTTAGCGATGCTCACAATAAGCAAAATGAAATTCCTCTCCATTGCGCTGCAGCAAATGGCCACACGAGCTTACTCGCTCTACTGAGCAACAATGGCACTCTTATTAACTGTCAAGATAGCAACCAGTACACCCCGCTACATTGGGCAGCTATGAATGCTCATATGCAAACAGCGCAGTTTCTTTTAGCTCATGGAGCAGATTGTAGCAGTTTAGATTACCGATCACTCACCCCTTTACATTGGGCAGCACGCAACGGAAACAAAGAAATTGCAAAGCTGCTTTTAGCTTATGGAGCAGAGAGTAATGCTCAAGATAAAGACAAAGCTACACCTTTACATTTAGCTGCACATAACGGTCAAATTGGCGTGCTAAAAGTACTTTTTAAAAATGGCGCTCACATTGATGCTCTAGATAGTAATAAAGCTACACCTTTGCATTGGGCAGCCTATAATGGTTATAGTAAAGCATTATAG
- the spoVG gene encoding septation regulator SpoVG: MRITEVKVYPATESSRLKAYATIVFEDCFIVRDLKVIEGAKGLFVSMPSRRRKDGTFRDIVHPLNSDTRKMIEDRVIEEFNQTHILEI, encoded by the coding sequence ATGCGCATTACAGAAGTAAAGGTATACCCGGCAACAGAAAGTAGTAGACTCAAAGCCTATGCAACTATTGTCTTTGAAGATTGCTTTATTGTACGTGATTTGAAAGTAATTGAAGGTGCAAAAGGTCTTTTTGTTTCAATGCCTTCTCGTAGACGTAAAGATGGAACTTTTAGAGATATAGTCCATCCCTTAAATTCAGATACGCGCAAGATGATAGAAGATCGTGTTATAGAAGAGTTCAATCAAACTCATATTTTAGAAATTTAA
- a CDS encoding Fic family protein, translating to MKYIWQHPQWPHFKYNLTNIQDMLYHYAIETVSLSDKLGCLPYNLKVDTTVNLMTSEAIKTSEIEGEKLNIQEVRSSLRNQLGLSKNSEPVNDPRAIGIAQLMIAVRGNYAQPLTKEELFAWHSMILPMPYKNLEVGKWRTGSEPMHIASGPVDRETVHFVAPPSTNLEYEMEQFISWFNATDPAKASQLPGPVRAAIAHLYFESIHPFDDGNGRIGRAIAEKALSQELKKPIAFSLSTRIQKHKKEYYQELSLVSKADIDITRWIEYFVKTIHNALLDTQEHITMVVKQAQFWNDYGLQLNERQSKVLARMLNEEDGDFKGGITAQKYIKIAHCSKATATRDLQELLASGCIERLPAGGRSISYTIKLA from the coding sequence ATGAAATATATTTGGCAACATCCACAATGGCCACATTTTAAGTATAACCTTACTAACATACAAGATATGCTCTATCACTATGCTATTGAAACTGTATCTTTATCAGATAAACTAGGCTGCTTACCATATAATTTAAAAGTTGACACCACAGTTAACTTAATGACTTCAGAAGCGATAAAAACATCAGAAATTGAAGGTGAAAAGTTAAATATACAAGAAGTAAGGTCATCTCTTAGAAACCAGTTAGGGCTTAGTAAAAATTCTGAACCTGTTAATGATCCTCGAGCAATAGGTATAGCTCAACTCATGATTGCCGTTAGAGGAAATTATGCCCAACCCCTTACCAAAGAAGAGCTCTTTGCATGGCACTCCATGATATTACCCATGCCTTACAAAAACTTAGAAGTAGGCAAATGGAGAACAGGTAGCGAACCGATGCACATAGCCTCAGGCCCTGTAGACAGAGAGACTGTTCATTTTGTAGCTCCTCCTAGTACAAATCTTGAATATGAAATGGAGCAATTTATCTCTTGGTTTAACGCAACAGATCCTGCAAAGGCGTCCCAACTTCCCGGTCCAGTAAGAGCAGCTATTGCTCATCTCTATTTTGAGAGTATTCATCCATTTGATGATGGTAATGGACGTATAGGCCGAGCTATTGCAGAAAAAGCTTTATCTCAAGAACTAAAAAAGCCAATTGCATTTAGCCTTTCAACCAGAATACAAAAACATAAAAAAGAATATTATCAAGAACTTTCGCTAGTTAGCAAAGCTGATATAGATATCACGCGTTGGATAGAATACTTCGTGAAAACAATACACAATGCTCTTTTAGATACGCAAGAGCACATAACTATGGTAGTTAAACAGGCTCAATTCTGGAATGACTATGGCTTACAATTAAATGAACGACAATCTAAAGTATTAGCAAGAATGCTTAACGAAGAAGATGGTGATTTTAAAGGTGGTATAACAGCTCAAAAGTATATAAAAATAGCACACTGCTCTAAAGCTACTGCTACAAGAGACCTACAGGAGCTTTTAGCTTCTGGTTGTATCGAACGTTTACCAGCAGGCGGAAGAAGCATAAGTTATACAATTAAGTTAGCTTAA
- a CDS encoding Maf family protein, with protein MKHVLLLASQSATRKELLSKIEFPFTVIKQDANEHSIDWSLPLEQLVTLIAALKMDSVEMPQLPEGSIAFVLTADTLCQDQAGVNHGKPDDYQDAVAKIKALRKGSMVSTGFCIEKRELKAGIWYTVERKISVVTAECMFVVPDNWIERYIAHSPALEVAGAIAIEGYGLQFLHSLAGSYTAILGLPLYEVRDALEELGFFAPELSA; from the coding sequence ATGAAGCATGTATTATTACTCGCCTCTCAATCAGCAACTCGTAAAGAGCTCCTTTCAAAAATAGAATTTCCTTTTACGGTTATAAAGCAAGATGCTAATGAGCATTCCATTGATTGGAGTTTGCCCTTAGAGCAATTAGTAACGCTTATTGCTGCATTAAAAATGGATAGCGTTGAAATGCCACAATTGCCTGAAGGTTCTATTGCTTTTGTGCTTACTGCTGACACTTTATGTCAAGATCAAGCAGGAGTAAATCATGGAAAGCCCGATGATTACCAAGATGCTGTTGCTAAAATCAAAGCATTACGTAAAGGCTCCATGGTTTCAACAGGATTCTGTATAGAAAAAAGAGAGCTTAAGGCAGGCATATGGTACACAGTTGAGCGTAAAATAAGCGTAGTAACTGCTGAGTGCATGTTTGTAGTGCCAGACAACTGGATAGAGCGTTATATTGCTCATTCTCCTGCGCTTGAAGTAGCAGGCGCTATAGCCATAGAAGGATATGGGCTGCAGTTTTTACATTCTTTAGCTGGGTCGTATACTGCTATTTTGGGACTACCGCTTTACGAGGTACGTGACGCCCTAGAAGAGCTCGGTTTCTTTGCGCCTGAGCTGTCCGCTTAA
- a CDS encoding ATP-binding cassette domain-containing protein, whose amino-acid sequence MAIIKTDKLSKVFITSTGSINAVKDISLSVKAGEIYGFLGPNGAGKTTTLRMLCTLMQPTGGTAFVAEYNLITQQDKVRESIGYVSQIGGLIENLSGRENLVFQGRFYGMSKKKSQERAQELIQFFELELFIDRLVQTYSGGQKRRVELAVGIMHKPKLLFLDEPTLGLDSQSRMHLWQQVKLLQKQGTTIFLTTHYLEEADTICDRIGIIDQGTIIIEGTPQKLKQQIAQDTITVAINPEQVEQAYTLLKLEPYVEAIDKHDSELKIGVAESEEIVLLVLRTLDAAGITIKTISQSRPTLDDVFLYYTGRSLREK is encoded by the coding sequence ATGGCAATAATAAAAACAGATAAACTCAGCAAAGTGTTTATAACTTCAACGGGTAGTATAAATGCTGTTAAAGATATTTCGCTTTCAGTTAAAGCGGGTGAAATTTATGGATTTCTTGGACCTAATGGTGCAGGTAAGACAACAACACTCCGTATGCTTTGCACGTTAATGCAGCCTACTGGTGGTACTGCTTTTGTAGCAGAGTATAATTTAATTACGCAGCAAGACAAAGTACGTGAATCTATAGGGTATGTAAGCCAAATAGGCGGCCTTATAGAAAATCTGAGTGGTCGAGAAAACTTGGTTTTTCAAGGGCGTTTTTATGGGATGTCTAAAAAAAAATCGCAAGAACGTGCGCAAGAGCTTATACAGTTTTTTGAGCTGGAGCTTTTTATTGATCGCTTAGTGCAAACTTATTCAGGCGGTCAAAAGCGACGCGTAGAGCTTGCTGTTGGTATTATGCATAAGCCAAAGTTGCTCTTTTTAGATGAACCTACCTTAGGCTTGGATTCACAGAGCAGGATGCATTTATGGCAACAGGTTAAGCTTTTACAAAAACAAGGGACAACTATATTTTTAACTACCCATTATTTAGAAGAAGCAGATACTATTTGTGACCGCATTGGTATTATTGATCAAGGTACTATCATAATAGAAGGTACTCCTCAAAAATTAAAACAACAGATTGCTCAAGATACCATTACCGTAGCTATTAACCCTGAGCAGGTAGAACAAGCATATACGCTTTTAAAGCTAGAGCCTTATGTTGAGGCTATCGATAAGCATGATTCTGAGCTTAAAATAGGCGTAGCTGAAAGTGAAGAAATAGTACTGTTAGTTTTACGTACACTTGACGCTGCGGGAATAACAATTAAAACTATTTCTCAGTCTCGTCCTACACTTGATGATGTGTTTTTATATTATACTGGCCGCTCGTTAAGAGAAAAATAG
- a CDS encoding ABC transporter permease: protein MKLLRDIWIVFIQNLLIGWRNPLRSLVGLFQPICFLVLFAPLLNTIAEVPGFPPGGALAVFTPGLLIMMALYSSAFVGFTLLADIRLGVIERLQVAPISRSALIVGRALRDSTVLFGQALVLVASAWCIGLKVYIVPVMLGIILALLVGLMVAAFSYGIALRVKDEYSLAPTINFFLIPLQLLSGITLPLTLAPSWIQWVAKANPLSYAVTAARLLFNGVIMHTSVALAFGIIFFLALFFLWWAVRSFKSIMG from the coding sequence ATGAAATTGTTACGTGATATATGGATTGTATTTATCCAAAATTTGCTTATAGGATGGCGTAATCCTTTAAGGTCGTTAGTAGGTCTTTTTCAACCAATCTGTTTTTTAGTGTTGTTTGCACCGCTTCTTAACACTATTGCTGAGGTGCCTGGTTTTCCTCCCGGAGGTGCTCTTGCTGTATTTACTCCTGGATTATTGATTATGATGGCTCTTTATAGTTCCGCTTTTGTAGGCTTTACCTTGCTTGCTGATATACGACTTGGTGTTATTGAGCGCTTGCAAGTAGCGCCTATTAGTCGTAGTGCCCTTATTGTAGGCCGTGCACTACGTGATAGCACTGTGCTCTTTGGGCAAGCGCTTGTGCTTGTTGCCAGTGCTTGGTGTATAGGTTTAAAAGTATATATAGTTCCTGTAATGCTTGGTATTATCTTAGCGCTTTTAGTAGGTTTAATGGTAGCGGCATTTTCTTATGGTATAGCGCTGCGTGTAAAAGATGAGTATAGTTTAGCGCCAACGATAAACTTTTTTCTTATACCACTTCAATTGCTTTCGGGTATTACGTTGCCACTTACTCTTGCTCCTTCTTGGATACAATGGGTAGCAAAAGCTAATCCTCTTTCTTACGCAGTAACTGCTGCTCGCCTTTTATTTAATGGGGTTATTATGCATACCTCAGTTGCTCTTGCGTTTGGCATTATATTTTTTTTAGCTCTGTTTTTTTTATGGTGGGCAGTACGATCATTTAAGAGTATTATGGGTTAG